From Phaeodactylum tricornutum CCAP 1055/1 chromosome 11, complete sequence, one genomic window encodes:
- a CDS encoding voltage activated chloride channel CLC7 type (Conserved features of animal like voltage activated ion channel CLC7 group. Very similar to Pt_29538), which produces MSGRPPLPKRQHSYHFSVSADALGSSSGHEGGSDHHYHEPSIDSLTYVADESDAWRAHEATQQFLHRGKFWNKGKHETTQRYFLISAIGITQATVAYLTNLSSSYFIKSKYGQVYDLLEHGHVAHAFFRFLFIQTAFAAVASIFVWIEPVSAGSGIPEVKCYLNGVDLPRVVDPKTLICKVLGVICSVSAGLPVGKEGPMVHSGAVVATTVAAGRTRNDVQKRDLVACGAAAGVCTAFSAPIGGILFALEEGASYWAPSLTWRTFFCSMIAFTTLLVLNTIGTTFGKLGFNRLFSFGNFLYEGRESSFAVYELAIFVLIGVLGGLIGAIFNNTNEKITHWRIKNINHSKKRRFVEVLLVSMLVSTISFLLPLLWGQCKALPHDPNFSESEQELVESLVPFRCVAGKEYNEVASLMFTDPGDAIRLLFHMRKHAFSFGALLLFFLSYISLAVLVYGIAVPSGLFVPSLLSGAAFGRLFGNLALRLSPNLAFSNTYALIGAAAVLGGMARMTISLTVILLECTGNEQFVLPLMLTLMTARIVGGVFNEDLYHIHIHLKKGVNFLEAELRSITRHHNLIAGHVMSPKVIFVRPVEKVGVIYDILKSSQHTNFPVIDTEDNGVLFGTIGRNALCVLLKYRAFGFPKSESSETGKGMIQNYLKLECDDEKFLPLVQWEVLEKAYPKYPSISEIRVSREDRECLVDLRPYANVAAITVPETASISRTYQVFRSLGVRFLPVVNRHNQVVGTITRPDLTPDALAEKMIGKGKKLQ; this is translated from the exons ATGAGTGGTCGACCTCCGCTTCCCAAACGGCAGCATAGTTATCATTTTTCCGTGAGCGCAGATGCTCTGGGCAGCAGCAGTGGTCACGAAGGCGGTTCTGATCATCACTATCATGAGCCCAGCATTGACTCTTTGACCTACGTTGCTGATGAGTCCGATGCCTGGCGCGCGCACGAAGCTACCCAGCAGTTTCTGCACCGGGGAAAGTTCTGGAACAAGGGCAAACACGAGACGACCCAACGGTACTTTCTGATTTCGGCAATTGGAATTACGCAGGCGACCGTGGCCTACCTTACCAATTTAAGCTCGTCCTACTTTATTAAG TCGAAATATGGTCAAGTTTACGACTTGCTCGAACACGGTCATGTTGCACACgctttttttcgtttcttaTTTATTCAAACAGCCTTTGCCGCCGTAGCCAGTATCTTCGTTTGGATTGAGCCAGTATCAGCAGGTTCCGGAATCCCGGAAGTAAAGTGCTACCTAAATGGCGTCGACTTGCCGCGGGTGGTAGACCCCAAGACGCTGATCTGCAAGGTACTCGGGGTGATTTGCTCCGTCTCAGCCGGTCTCCCGGTGGGTAAGGAAGGTCCGATGGTACACTCCGGAGCTGTCGTGGCCACGACCGTTGCAGCCGGTCGGACCCGGAACGATGTACAAAAACGCGATCTTGTGGCCTGCGGAGCTGCCGCTGGAGTGTGCACGGCGTTTTCAGCGCCCATTGGGGGCATCCTCTTTGCACTCGAAGAAGGCGCGAGCTACTGGGCACCCTCGCTCACCTGGCGAACCTTTTTTTGCAGTATGATCGCATTCACAACGCTGCTGGTTTTGAATACCATCGGAACAACCTTTGGAAAACTAGGCTTCAACCGGCTATTTTCGTTCGGAAATTTCCTGTACGAAGGGCGGGAGTCCAGCTTTGCCGTCTACGAGTTGGCCATTTTTGTGTTGATTGGGGTGTTGGGAGGTCTGATTGGCGCCATTttcaacaacaccaacgagAAAATCACACATTGGCGAATTAAAAATATCAACCACTCCAAGAAACGACGTTTCGTGGAAGTCTTGTTGGTTTCCATGCTTGTCTCCACCATCTCATTTCTGCTCCCGCTTTTATGGGGTCAATGCAAGGCTCTACCCCACGATCCAAACTTTTCTGAAAGCGAACAGGAACTTGTTGAAAGCCTGGTACCCTTTCGCTGCGTCGCCGGAAAAGAATACAACGAAGTGGCTTCTCTGATGTTTACTGATCCAGGAGACGCTATTCGCCTACTATTTCACATGCGCAAACATGCCTTTAGTTTCGGTGCGTTGCTgctctttttcttgtcctaCATTTCGCTCGCCGTTCTTGTATACGGAATTGCGGTTCCGTCGGGACTCTTTGTCCCTAGTCTCCTATCGGGGGCTGCTTTTGGGCGTCTCTTTGGAAACTTGGCACTCCGGCTGTCCCCAAATCTGGCCTTTAGCAACACATATGCATTGATTGGAGCGGCAGCAGTGCTAGGCGGTATGGCACGCATGACCATTAGCTTGACTGTAATTCTTTTGGAGTGCACAGGAAATGAACAATTTGTGCTGCCTCTAATGTTGACTCTCATGACGGCACGCATTGTCGGTGGAGTCTTCAACGAAGATTTGTATCATATTCACATTCACCTCAAAAAAGGTGTCAATTTTCTGGAAGCTGAGCTTCGCTCGATCACCAGGCATCACAA TTTGATTGCAGGTCATGTTATGAGCCCCAAAGTCATTTTTGTGCGCCCTGTGGaaaaggtgggcgttatcTATGatattttgaaaagctcCCAGCATACCAATTTCCCGGTAATCGATACGGAAGACAATGGTGTTTTGTTCGGTACGATTGGCCGGAATGCTCTGTGCGTGCTTCTGAAATACCGAGCGTTTGGGTTCCCCAAGAGCGAGTCTAGCGAAACTGGCAAAGGCATGATCCAGAACTACCTCAAGTTGGAatgcgacgacgaaaaaTTCCTGCCTTTGGTACAGTGGGAggtcttggaaaaggcgtATCCCAAGTACCCGTCCATTTCGGAAATCCGAGTGAGCCGGGAAGACCGTGAGTGCCTGGTGGATCTTCGACCGTACGCCAACGTGGCCGCCATTACGGTTCCTGAAACCGCGTCCATTTCG AGAACATACCAGGTGTTCCGGAGTTTGGGAGTGCGGTTTCTGCCGGTGGTGAACCGACACAACCAAGTCGTCGGAACGATCACGCGGCCAGATCTGACTCCGGATGCTCTCGCCGAGAAAATGATTGGCAAGGGAAAGAAGTTACAGTAG
- a CDS encoding predicted protein: MHMRPSPKANRCVSNSRSTSPQTAHAHPLALLTNMVQGIETISFPTNAAGMAINRRSPRADRSSTRTSLQRDAASSSSSSAAGNRRFLPVTSAYLRYQTMHTFVVSQPMSAAVLLLLVVAALDGFYESVRVRHPYNFAHGLSPASGLSKLPSSSLRRTATTGANGSELPTPLLAKHSTTATTAANDTASIPTADNAPPTTRVQSAFADNSVSDNPSCLGKEHLVQILIAAGKTPEEAEAQCPTLPLWQEVVDLYGDAPIILGQERCQAYREAVRNQFEDAPPLHNIRVDGLFNVGTNALAQNNLLNLEHGRYFQPNLSLDDPDYAEKLGVLLFVGWGKHSMIKYKPTNARLQLPVVLVRDPYRWMKSMCKTPYRAVFDQQPNHCPNLVPTEDEQLASGNLTTYKVSVTQNAHSTVTDEFDSLADYWSEWNRMYRDVEFPRLIVRFEDTIFHAEAVMDAIARCAGVERAKPYRYYVEQAKSHGLSSNFVTALAKYGTSQGRFDGMTPADLAYARTHLDPALMNTFGYQYQGRYTAPQVSLAKES; this comes from the exons ATGCATATGCGACCGTCACCCAAGGCAAATCGGTGCGTCTCCAATTCCCGTTCGACCTCTCCCCAAACCGCACACGCCCATCCGCTCGCATTGCTGACTAACATGGTGCAAGGGATTGAGACCATTTCGTTCCCTACCAACGCCGCCGGCATGGCAATCAATCGCCGGTCTCCTCGTGCGGATCGTAGCTCGACTCGTACGTCCCTACAACGAGAcgcggcgtcgtcgtcgtcgtcgtcagcaGCGGGGAACCGTCGATTCCTGCCCGTCACGTCCGCTTATCTCAGATATCAAACGATGCACACCTTTGTCGTGAGTCAACCGATGAGCGCTGCCGTACTTTTACTCCTCGTTGTGGCGGCACTCGACGGTTTTTACGAAAGTGTACGCGTACGGCACCCGTACAATTTCGCACACGGGTTGTCCCCCGCGTCGGGACTTTCCAAACTCCCCTCGTCGTCTCTCCGCCGGACGGCAACGACCGGTGCGAACGGATCCGAACTACCGACACCACTGCTAGCCAAGCATTCGACTACGGCTACGACTGCAGCCAATGACACGGCTTCGATTCCTACCGCCGATAATGCACCCCCAACAACCCGAGTTCAATCGGCTTTCGCGGACAACAGCGTCAGCGACAATCCGTCGTGCCTCGGCAAGGAGCATTTGGTACAGATTCTGATCGCCGCGGGGAAAACTCCGGAGGAAGCCGAGGCACAGTGTCCCACCCTACCTCTCTGGCAAGAAGTGGTGGATCTGTACGGCGACGCCCCCATCATACTGGGGCAGGAGCGGTGTCAGGCCTACCGGGAAGCCGTGCGCAATCAGTTCGAAGACGCACCTCCTCTGCACAACATTCGCGTGGACGGACTCTTCAACGTGGGTACCAACGCTCTGGCACAGAACAATTTGTTGAATCTTGAACACGGACGGTACTTTCAACCCAATTTGTCCTTGGACGATCCGGACTATGCGGAAAAGCTGGGCGTGCTCCTCTTCGTGGGTTGGGGCAAACATTCCATGATCAAGTACAAGCCAACTAATGCGAGGTTACAGTTACCCGTAGTACTCGTCCGAGATCCCTACCGGTGGATGAAGAGTATG TGCAAAACTCCGTACCGGGCTGTTTTTGACCAACAACCCAATCATTGCCCCAACCTTGTCCCTACCGAGGACGAACAACTCGCCTCCGGCAATTTAACTACCTACAAAGTTTCGGTCACTCAGAATGCCCACAGTACGGTGACGGACGAATTCGATTCCCTCGCCGACTACTGGTCGGAATGGAACCGCATGTACCGGGACGTGGAGTTCCCGCGGCTGATTGTACGCTTTGAGGACACCATTTTTCACGCGGAAGCCGTCATGGACGCGATTGCCCGTTGCGCGGGCGTGGAACGGGCAAAACCTTACCGTTACTACGTAGAACAAGCCAAATCCCACGGTCTCAGCTCCAATTTTGTGACAGCCTTGGCCAAGTACGGGACAAGCCAAGGACGGTTCGACGGCATGACTCCAGCCGACCTCGCTTACGCCCGGACCCATCTAGATCCGGCACTCATGAATACGTTTGGTTACCAGTACCAAGGCAGGTATACTGCGCCGCAAGTTTCATTGGCCAAAGAGTCTTAG
- a CDS encoding predicted protein (unknown function; similarity to P-loop containing nucleoside triphosphate hydrolases; weak similarity to ATP-dependent RNA helicase; unknownn protein): MTLGWCSDPDPGATNPKRSATIRRTQITEKRGYWTSLLGSLVGVHFGSVVPFKPNEKERIRYDTTITPSRINSPSTMRSFAPQHASVMAVVLLVLAELRTLFHVPQDVWLQADPPLSGRIQFILTTESSHESDHPNNDTAPSAAQEESIPSRDEVTYLYGEEPVLLGLERCAEYRAARDARNISVQDQHLGGIRIAGMYNTGTNAIAQTLLKNLETEQYMPDLTIPEFKERNGWQPNVIWGKHSLLSDKYPNSLIAIERNSILPVVMIRDPYRWMKSICKAEYGVSFHYVMPPRYAEHCPGLVVTPTEGRHTPQKTHKLTVTELKLSNEFDSLADYWSEFNRLYLEADFPRIMVRYEDTIFHTEKVVEALRECVGIPDDKRGFQYHTAAAKKHGHSSDLATALRKYGTEKGRYDGLTADDLQYARKVFNNTLMETFHYRYAPESYLAPPMEQVWR, translated from the exons ATGACTCTGGGGTGGTGTTCGGATCCCGATCCCGGGGCAACGAATCCTAAAAGGAGCGCGACGATCCGGCGTACACAAATCACGGAAAAGCGTGGCTATTGGACCTCCCTACTCGGCTCATTGGTTGGTGTTCATTTTGGTAGTGTGGTACCTTTCAAGCCCAACGAGAAGGAACGCATTCGTTACGACACGACCATTACCCCATCGCGGATTAATTCCCCTTCGACGATGCGATCGTTCGCCCCACAACACGCGAGTGTAATGGCGGTAGTCCTGCTAGTCCTGGCCGAATTGCGCACGTTATTCCACGTTCCCCAGGACGTTTGGTTGCAGGCGGACCCACCCCTTAGCGGCCGGATCCAATTTATTCTGACGACGGAATCATCTCACGAGTCTGACCACCCGAACAACGACACCGCCCCATCGGCGGCACAGGAGGAAAGTATCCCCTCCCGTGACGAGGTGACGTATTTGTACGGAGAGGAACCCGTGTTGCTGGGACTGGAACGTTGTGCGGAGTATCGTGCGGCACGCGACGCCCGCAACATTTCCGTCCAAGACCAACATCTGGGAGGAATACGGATTGCCGGTATGTACAATACGGGTACCAACGCGATCGCACAAACGCTCTTGAAGAATCTGGAAACAGAACAATACATGCCCGATTTGACGATTCCCGAATTCAAGGAACGCAATGGGTGGCAACCCAATGTAATATGGGGCAAGCATTCGCTTTTGAGCGACAAGTACCCCAATTCGCTCATCGCGATAGAGCGCAACAGTATTCTTCCCGTAGTCATGATCAGGGATCCGTATCGCTGGATGAAGAGTATT TGCAAGGCTGAATACGGTGTTTCGTTCCATTACGTCATGCCACCAAGATACGCGGAGCATTGTCCTGGTCTCGTTGTCACGCCCACCGAAGGTCGACACACTCCGCAGAAGACGCACAAACTCACGGTCACGGAGCTTAAACTGAGCAACGAGTTTGACTCTCTGGCCGACTACTGGTCCGAATTCAACCGTCTATACCTGGAAGCGGACTTTCCGCGCATCATGGTCCGATACGAGGATACCATTTTCCATACCGAAAAAGTGGTAGAGGCGCTGCGCGAATGTGTCGGGATCCCGGACGACAAGCGTGGCTTCCAGTACCATACCGCAGCCGCCAAGAAACACGGCCACTCCTCCGATTTGGCTACCGCGCTTCGCAAATACGGCACCGAAAAAGGCCGCTACGACGGCCTCACGGCAGACGATCTACAATACGCCCGGAAAGTGTTCAACAATACTCTCATGGAAACGTTTCACTATCGTTACGCTCCGGAGTCGTATTTAGCTCCGCCCATGGAGCAAGTCTGGAGGTAA
- a CDS encoding predicted protein, with amino-acid sequence MLRDCESFFFHSGNETGMVWHQTKRNDHGIPAKFASSKVVTSFLNQHDLWFGSCLVSKTTGMSSIEKKVRDDTAESETVLFAEETEAFALVKYIGQEGVDYDVPLKRLRSIFDKYLECPSLLDSVLEALTKRLAETAQNDLRTDQQDNYRTMRYALSALYALAKVRGRKIIQRFLPHAVDDVEPIWKALQQVLRWQAVKSDEVAPSKGPPIWESIYMLWNWMGVLSLVPFDCDILADKSLVQALMNSGKTSLQEAGPIRDAAATCLASWMSRPDLEAVEIPDFVRWSTDVIEAYSRQRSNVNLFRTLGVLQTCCAALKLSSVSRKRLLFHFQALWDPLLDLSQTIRDDFSLQKLLIKWWSRMSCAHLPPRVATWRYQRGKRSLLNNVRPIASAHDSTLLTSSLAHDEIEKDSIFLVPDEVEDALGRILEGLGHLSTIVRWSAAKGVGRVTERLPELCGEDVLDAVLEFFDDEENDRLWHGGCLALAELARRGLLLPARLGEVIPQVIRAIQFDLQSNHSSVGAHVRDAGCYTYWAFARAYSPEVMKPYLSSLSKAIVLTSLFDREVNCRRAASAAFQEAVGRQGAANFPNGIAILTVADYFSLGNRRHAYTSLAFQIAKMDGYTRPLIRHLQMVKLFHWDITIRKLSAETLGIMSAIDRDYVMLDVLPFLLEKSLDVKNLRIRHGATLGVAESLLGLSKTKAHEGLPEAILVDITLLVDEIEKKRLYRGRGGEIMRSAVCRLIECIAIAKLPLSVQEQVRLLDSIDASIPHPSESIQDNACCALQVLLVSYFPVGVNGPSQRLQRRIVDKFVNIISNETNPAATRGYVKAIGYLPAKLLAPNRSVLAGIIDCLRKAARYDSLVGGESDAESRRNSLQSLSSIASEVGIVDVSRQSENPQVSLGRNLLDTVFDCFFLGLEDYSIDRRGDVGSWSRVASMDAMVELLTKVAAIPNPTLFDQSVPYRVVSSIVKQLSEKIDSVRQKAGDCLTRVMLLSSIAVFVPCRAEIVEALGIEDENDHNWSDASFTFPRVVKLLSLNIEKGEDQRCGALYYTSVLSGLIVSAGGLTESVNKEASFVLIEFAKQCQGTRELEKLATCLMDLFEEHVGKGRFVLPLLKTLEKMLAYRVFDTLLLDPQTSHFATRCMDCLVREERSCRDVPRLLQLTKVIVALLPGVPDAVEHRGVALLCKLTSHPFPRVRSHTAEQFYLVLLENQGFGSSSNPKVLEIILTTPWGSELDNLFLSDKTKEVAEHLAVLRELEDLCTR; translated from the exons ATGCTtcgtgactgtgaatcatttttcttccattccGGGAATGAAACGGGAA tgGTTTGGCATCAAACAAAGAGGAACGACCATGGCATACCGGCCAAATTTGCTTCAAGCAAAGTCGTAACGTCGTTCCTCAACCAACACGATCTGTGGTTTGGTTCGTGCTTAGTCAGCAAGACGACGGGGATGTCCTCCATCGAGAAGAAAGTACGGGACGACACTGCAGAATCCGAAACAGTTCTATTTGCTGAAGAAACCGAAGCATTTGCCCTGGTTAAATATATTGGTCAAGAAGGTGTGGATTACGATGTTCCGCTAAAAAGGTTGCGGTCAATTTTTGACAAATACCTGGAATGCCCTAGCTTGCTGGATTCCGTTCTCGAAGCTTTGACGAAGCGGTTGGCAGAGACGGCACAAAACGACCTTCGTACGGATCAGCAAGATAATTATAGAACGATGCGCTATGCGCTATCGGCATTGTACGCTTTAGCCAAAGTCCGCGGACGGAAAATCATTCAGCGATTTTTACCTCATGCGGTGGACGATGTGGAACCcatttggaaagctttgcaACAGGTCCTTCGCTGGCAGGCAGTAAAATCAGATGAGGTTGCTCCATCGAAAGGGCCACCGATTTGGGAATCAATCTACATGCTTTGGAATTGGATGGGAGTTCTTAGCTTGGTACCGTTTGATTGTGATATTTTGGCTGACAAAAGCTTAGTTCAAGCTCTCATGAATTCGGGAAAGACCTCTCTCCAAGAAGCTGGCCCAATTCGGGACGCAGCAGCGACGTGCCTCGCTTCTTGGATGTCAAGACCTGATCTGGAAGCCGTGGAAATCCCGGACTTTGTCCGATGGAGCACTGACGTCATCGAAGCGTACAGCCGACAAAGATCGAATGTGAATCTATTTCGAACACTCGGCGTGTTGCAAACATGTTGCGCAGCCTTGAAATTATCATCCGTTTCACGAAAAAGGTTacttttccatttccaagCACTGTGGGATCCTTTGCTAGACTTGTCTCAAACAATTAGAGATGATTTTTCCCTACAAAAGCTGCTTATCAAGTGGTGGAGCCGAATGAGCTGTGCCCATTTACCGCCTCGGGTAGCAACATGGAGATACCAACGAGGAAAGCGCTCATTGTTAAACAATGTTCGCCCTATAGCGTCCGCACACGATTCTACTTTACTGACTTCTTCTTTGGCCCACGACGAAATCGAGAAAGATTCTATTTTTCTCGTTCCAGATGAGGTTGAAGACGCACTTGGACGGATTTTGGAGGGACTCGGGCACTTATCGACAATAGTTCGATGGTCGGCTGCAAAAGGAGTAGGTCGAGTTACTGAACGCCTCCCAGAACTTTGCGGGGAAGATGTCCTCGACGCCGTCCTGGAgtttttcgacgacgaagaaaacgatcGATTATGGCATGGAGGGTGCCTGGCTCTAGCTGAATTGGCTCGGCGAGGACTCTTGCTTCCGGCGAGACTGGGAGAGGTAATTCCGCAAGTTATACGCGCCATCCAATTCGATTTACAGAGTAACCACAGTAGCGTTGGTGCACACGTACGCGACGCAGGATGCTATACATACTGGGCGTTTGCAAGAGCCTACAGCCCGGAAGTGATGAAACCATATCTAAGCAGTCTAAGCAAGGCGATTGTTTTGACAAGCTTATTCGACCGGGAAGTCAATTGCAGGCGAGCTGCCTCGGCCGCCTTTCAGGAAGCTGTCGGTCGCCAAGGAGCAGCAAATTTTCCGAATGGTATCGCGATTTTAACAGTGGCTGACTACTTTTCGCTGGGGAATAGAAGACATGCGTACACATCGCTTGCGTTCCAAATCGCTAAAATGGATGGCTACACAAGACCACTAATACGTCACCTCCAAATGGTCAAACTTTTTCATTGGGATATCACAATCAGAAAGCTCAGTGCAGAGACACTCGGAATCATGTCTGCCATTGATCGAGACTACGTGATGTTAGATGTTTTACCTTTTCTTCTAGAAAAGTCCCTGGATGTTAAAAACTTGCGCATTCGTCATGGAGCTACGTTAGGTGTTGCCGAAAGCCTACTTGGGctttcaaaaacaaaagcCCACGAAGGGTTGCCAGAGGCAATTTTAGTCGACATCACGTTGCTTGTCGATGAAATCGAGAAGAAACGCCTCTACAGAGGTCGCGGGGGAGAAATCATGCGTTCTGCTGTATGCCGTCTTATTGAATGCATTGCCATCGCCAAGCTTCCCCTTTCCGTGCAAGAGCAAGTCCGTTTGCTTGATTCGATCGACGCCAGTATTCCACATCCCTCTGAATCAATACAAGATAATGCATGTTGCGCATTGCAGGTGCTGTTAGTCTCATACTTCCCGGTTGGTGTGAACGGTCCGTCTCAGAGACTTCAAAGGCGCATAGTTGACAAATTCGTCAACATAATTTCGAATGAGACGAATCCAGCAGCAACGCGTGGATATGTAAAGGCAATAGGCTACCTACCGGCTAAACTTTTAGCCCCAAATAGATCCGTTCTTGCTGGGATTATCGATTGTCTGCGGAAGGCAGCAAGGTACGATTCCCTGGTGGGAGGAGAAAGCGATGCTGAATCACGAAGAAACTCCTTGCAATCTCTGTCTTCCATAGCTTCCGAGGTCGGGATTGTTGATGTATCAAGACAGAGTGAGAACCCGCAAGTTTCGCTCGGGCGAAACCTTTTAGATACTGTTTTTGACTGTTTTTTCCTGGGTCTGGAGGACTACAGCATCGACCGCCGTGGCGACGTGGGCTCGTGGAGTAGAGTTGCGTCCATGGATGCGATGGTTGAACTTCTCACAAAGGTGGCTGCTATTCCAAACCCCACCTTGTTCGACCAATCCGTTCCTTACCGTGTTGTAAGCTCAATCGTGAAGCAGCTGTCGGAAAAGATTGACTCTGTCCGACAGAAGGCAGGAGATTGCTTGACACGCGTAATGCTTTTGTCCTCTATCGCTGTTTTTGTGCCTTGTCGAGCGGAGATCGTGGAAGCCCTTGGAATTGAAGATGAGAACGACCACAACTGGAGTGATGCCTCTTTTACCTTTCCACGGGTTGTAAAACTCCTTTCGTTGAATATCGAAAAAGGAGAAGATCAAAGGTGTGGCGCTTTGTACTACACGAGCGTTCTCTCTGGACTGATCGTAAGCGCAGGTGGACTGACCGAAAGTGTAAATAAGGAGGCTTCCTTTGTTCTCATTGAATTTGCCAAACAATGTCAAGGCACACGCGAGCTAGAGAAGCTAGCAACTTGTTTGATGGATTTGTTTGAAGAGCACGTTGGAAAAGGGCGCTTCGTTCTACCACTTTTGAAGACGCTAGAAAAAATGTTGGCATACAGAGTTTTTGACACTTTGCTACTGGATCCGCAAACGAGCCACTTTGCCACGCGTTGCATGGATTGTCTTGTTCGCGAGGAGCGCTCGTGTCGCGATGTACCTCGATTACTCCAATTGACCAAGGTTATCGTTGCGTTACTACCCGGCGTACCCGATGCGGTTGAGCATAGAGGTGTAGCTCTTTTATGCAAACTAACCAGCCATCCGTTTCCAAGGGTTCGCAGTCACACAGCCGAGCAGTTCTATCTTGTGCTGCTGGAAAATCAAGGGTTCGGGTCTTCGTCGAATCCAAAGGTACTGGAGATAATTTTGACTACTCCTTGGGGGTCCGAATTGGACAACTTGTTTCTAAGCGACAAGACAAAAGAAGTTGCTGAGCATCTAGCCGTTTTACGAGAGCTGGAAGATTTGTGCACTAGATAA
- a CDS encoding predicted protein — FNDAEAAYESKTNPELIRAMLSFGLCQIPILVRYSERLLKLGRKIVGDTITDGILKQTLFGHFCAGEDEKQILPAIHKLEKAGIGSILDFAAEDDGEGDDGDDGDRSKKEKIADEIIQDKSPKVRVYDYESEAKCDRHVETFHKCIRDVADLGKDGYAAIKVTALTNPKLLERMSRAIVEAQNLFAKFDENGDGIVTKDEFKHGFNLFFKGEDAMLNDALDHLQLADGSVDYITWSMLLTPSDLPRLTAGCREVGPLSLAAPTDEEIELMERMFERGHELARQAAEVGTRLLIDAEQARFQPAIDNFVLNLQRTYNATGVSEFPVIYNTYQCYLKDVPDRLRTDVERSERFDYHFGAKLVRGAYMESERALAKSLGFPSPIQDTIQDTHDCYNNSVDFLLKHAIQSDKTCELMLATHNQESIEKAIHSMNEHGVNRKDPTICFGQLFGMSDNLTFNLGRHGYRAYKYVPYGEVKMVMPYLIRRANENSSIASGAAQELRMIQNELKRRV; from the coding sequence TTTAACGACGCCGAGGCTGCGTACGAATCGAAAACCAATCCCGAACTCATCCGGGCCATGCTGTCCTTCGGATTGTGTCAAATTCCTATACTCGTGCGCTATTCCGAACGCTTGCTCAAACTGGGACGCAAGATTGTCGGTGATACCATCACGGACGGTATTCTAAAACAAACACTCTTTGGACATTTTTGTGCCGGCGAGGACGAGAAACAGATTCTCCCCGCCATTCATAAACTCGAAAAAGCCGGGATTGGTAGTATTCTGGATTTTGCCGCGGAAGACGACGGAGAGGGCGACGACGGAGACGATGGAGACCGATCCAAGAAGGAAAAAATCGCGGACGAGATCATTCAAGATAAAAGTCCCAAAGTGCGCGTCTACGACTACGAATCCGAGGCCAAGTGCGATCGTCACGTGGAGACCTTCCACAAATGCATTCGGGACGTGGCCGATCTCGGTAAAGACGGATACGCCGCGATCAAAGTTACGGCCCTCACCAATCCCAAGTTGTTGGAACGCATGAGCCGCGCCATTGTCGAAGCACAAAATCTCTTTGCTAAATTTGACGAAAATGGTGACGGCATTGTTACCAAAGATGAATTCAAACACGGCTTTAATCTGTTTTTCAAAGGCGAAGACGCCATGCTCAACGACGCCTTGGATCATCTCCAACTCGCCGATGGCAGCGTCGACTACATTACCTGGTCGATGCTCTTGACCCCGTCCGACCTGCCACGCTTGACGGCTGGTTGTCGCGAGGTCGGTCCGCTGAGCTTGGCGGCACcgacggacgaagaaattgaactCATGGAGCGCATGTTCGAACGTGGACACGAATTGGCGCGACAAGCCGCCGAGGTTGGGACCCGACTCTTAATTGACGCGGAACAAGCCCGGTTCCAACCCGCCATTGACAATTTTGTACTCAACCTGCAACGCACGTACAATGCCACTGGTGTCAGCGAATTTCCCGTCATCTACAACACCTACCAGTGCTATCTGAAGGATGTACCGGATCGTCTCCGGACGGATGTGGAACGCTCCGAACGTTTCGACTACCATTTTGGTGCCAAACTAGTACGGGGTGCGTACATGGAGAGTGAGCGAGCCTTGGCAAAGTCCCTCGGATTCCCGTCGCCCATACAGGATACCATTCAAGATACGCACGACTGTTACAACAACTCGGTAGACTTTCTGCTCAAACATGCCATTCAATCGGACAAGACTTGCGAACTTATGTTGGCCACTCACAATCAGGAGTCGATCGAAAAGGCCATACACTCAATGAATGAACACGGGGTCAACCGCAAGGATCCGACCATTTGCTTCGGACAGCTCTTTGGTATGTCGGACAATTTGACTTTCAACTTGGGCCGTCACGGGTACCGTGCCTACAAGTATGTGCCGTATGGAGAAGTCAAAATGGTCATGCCGTATTTGATTCGACGCGCCAACGAAAACTCGTCCATCGCGAGTGGTGCCGCGCAGGAACTCCGAATGATTCAAAATGAGCTCAAGAGACGCGTA